In Bradyrhizobium manausense, the sequence CGGCGTCCTTGAACTTGGCGTAGTTCTCGCGGGCCTGCGAAACGCCCTTCTCGGCGAACGCACGCATCTGCTCGGGAACCTCGAACGGGATGATCGAGGCAGAAAACGGATCAGTCGCACCTGTCATGGTTGGTCCCTCTCGATAATGAAAAAATGGAGTGAGCCTTCTGGCGCGCCCGCCGGCCAACCGGGGCCGTTTCTTGTTACGAATGGCGGGTACGAAAGACTGGAAACGCAAAGCACGAGATGGCTCGTCCAGCGTCCAGTAGTATCGCTGCCTAACATGTCAACATTGTGCAACGCAAACGTGATTTGGGGTGCGTTGCGATAATTTAATCCTGAGGGTGAGGCTCCCCGGTGGGGGGAACCGGGGGTTGAGGTGCGTGCGTCATTTCCTGGGGGGGGGGGCGATGGAGAGCTGCGAAATGCACCGCTCTATCCGGCTGACTTCCCCCGTCTCCGGCCCCGAGCGAATCCTGCGGATGCCGCGACCGCGCTGCTTGCGGGGGCGGCTGGATTAAGGTTATCGCGGCTTTAGGACGTCCCCCGTAGACCGGGACGTGGACCTGCCCGCGGCCACGGGCGATACTAACCCTTTCTTAAGGCTGTCATTCCGGCAGCCCCTGAAATGACGCGTGAGCGCGAGAACCAAGCCGGTCGGATGACGAATTCGGATTTCCAGTTGCGAGGCGTCGGCGATCCGCGGCTGTCCGTGCATGCGACCTCACCCCTGCCGGCCTGGCTCTGGTCGCTCGACGGCACGCGCGTGCTGTGGGCCAACGCGGTCGGCGCGAAATTCTTCGGCGCGGCCAATGCGGCAGCGCTCGGGGACAAGAGTTTCGGACCGTCCGACACCCATCGCCGCCAGATCGTCCGGCTCGCCCGCCAGTTGCCGGCAAGCGGCGCGGTGAGGCTCGAGCGGCTGCGCGGCTTCGGCGCCGGGCTCGGCACGCTGATGACCTGCGCCTGCGCGCGGCTGGACTTTGCCGACGGCAGCTCCGGCGTGCTCGTCACCGCGATGAATGCGGGCGCGCCGAACATGCCGCTGGTCGAGCGGCTGCATCGTCTCGTCGACGGCGCGGCCATGCCGATGGCGGCGTTCGCGCCTGACGGCATGTTCGCCGGCGCGAGCGAAGCCGCACGCGCCCTGCTCGGCTTTCGCGATCTCGGCGACGCCGGCCTCGAACAGGCACGCAGCGATGCGCTGGCGAACGGTCGCGTCGAGATGCCGATCGGCATCGGCAAGATGGTGCTGCAGCGGGTCGGCACCGGGGCCGATGTCGGTCTCGTCGCGCTGATCGAGCCTGCGGTGGCGGATGCGGAGCCGGTGGCTGAGAGCGCGGCGGAGGCTGCGGCTGACGTGGTGCATGATGTGGTGCAGCCCCCTGCCCCCGAAACACCCAATGAACCCCCGCAACATGTGGTCGAGACGCCGCCGGCGAATGAGCCCGACGCCGGTATCGTGATGTTCGATCCATTCGCTGAACCGGACGAGACGCCTGCGTCGGCCGATGCGATCGCCGACACGACGGATGCGGCACCGGAAACAGTTGAAAACCCGGCCGCAGCCATTGTGCCGCCGCAAGCCGCGCCGATCACGGCCGACATGGTCGAGCCGTCTGGACACGCGGGATCGCGGTCCGCACACGCGGAGTCGCGGTCCGCACACGTTGAGACACCGCGCCAGCATCCGCTGCGTTTCCTGTGGCAGATGGATGCGGAGGGACGCTTCGTGCTGGCGTCCAGCGAGTTCACCCGCCTGATGGGCACGCACACCGCGGCCGGTTTCGGCCGGCCCTGGCATGAGATCGCCGACGAATTCGCGCTCGACCCCGAAGGACGCGTCGCGCAGGCGCTGGCGAGCCACGACACCTGGGCCGGCATCACCGTGAACTGGCCGGCCGATGGCGGCGAGCATCTGCCGGTCGAGCTCGCCGGCCTGCCGGTCTACGACCGCGAGCGCAACTTCGCCGGCTTCAAGGGTTTTGGCGTGTGCCGCGATCTCGACGGGCTCAACCGGCTCGATGCGCTCCGCCGCTATGAAGCGTTCAGCGAGCCGCGCGCAGCACAGCGCCTGTCGGCCGATGTGGTCGAGCCTGATCCCGAACCGGAGGCCAAGCCTAAGGGAGAGGCAGAGGCTCCGCCTCCGCCGATCGAGCCGCCGCCTGAGCCTGAACCGCCCGCTGCCATCGAACCCGAACCGCCCGCAATCTTCATCGAAGCGAATTCACACCCAACCGATCCGGAAACGCCAGTGGAAACGCCTCCGAATGTCGTGCCGTTCCGCGCACCCGGTGATCCCAGATCGCCTGGCGATCAGAGAGCCCCGACGCTGACGCCGGTCGAGAACAGCGCGTTCAACGAGCTCGCGCGGCAACTCTCCGAGCGGCTCGAACGCGAGCGCGAACAGATCGCATCGGATGCGGTTGAACCGCCGGCGGACGAGATCGCGCCTGAAGCGGAGATGCCGCCCGAGCCCTCGCTATCAGAGCCAATGACATCGGAGCCCGAGGCACAGCCCACCGCGGCCGAATGGCTGACCGAGCCGGCACCGCCGCCGCGCGGCGATGCCCTGCGCGACCGCACGCTGCTCGATCTGGTGCCATCAGGCATCCTGATCTACCGGCTCGACCGGTTGCTCTACGCCAATTCGGCGTTCCTCACCCGCATGGGCTACGCCAACCTCGCCGCGCTGGAAGAAGCCGGCGGGCTGGACGCGCTCTATGTCGAGCCCGGCGTGTCCGCCGCCAGCAGCACGTCGCAATCAGGCACGCCGGTGACGATCAGCGCGACGGTTGCGAACGGCGTGCAGCCGCTCGCGACCACCGAAGCGCATCTGCACACGATCGACTGGAACGGCGAGAGCGCGCATGCGCTGATCTGCGCGCTGCCGCAAGCGGCACCTGTGATCGTCGCGCCGGCCATCGCCGTGCCGCAGCCGGTGGTGGTGTTCCCCGATCTGCCGGAGCCCGAAGCCGAGCTCGAGGCCGGCGATGCCGACGCCGAAGATCTCGCCGCGATCCTCGACACCACGGCCGAGGGCATCGTGATGTTCGACGCCGAAGGCAACATCCACGCCTGCAACCGCAGCGCGGAAGCGCTGTTCGGCTATGACGGCGAGACGCTGATGCAGCAGACCCTGCTGACGCTGTTCGCGCCCGAGAGCCAGCAGATCGTCGTCGACTATCACGAAAGCATCAAGAGCGGGGATATCGCGAGCCTGCTCGATCACGGCCGCGAGGTGCTGGGCCGCGAGAAGAACGGCGGCGTGCTGCCGCTCGCCATGATCATGGGCCGCACACGGCCCGACGGTCCGAACTTCTTCGCCGTGTTCCGCGATCTCTCGCACGCGAAGAAAGGCGAGAGCGAGCTGACGCAGGCGCGACGCCTGGTCGACGGCGCCGCCAACGCCAAGGCCGACATGCTGGCGCGGATCAGCCACGAGATCCGCACGCCGCTCAACGCCATCATCGGCTTTGCCGAGGTGATGATCTCCGAGCGTTTCGGCACGCTCGGCAACGAGCGCTACGGCGAATACATGAAGGACATCCGCGCCTCCGGCGAGCGCGTGATCACCATCATCGACGATCTCCTTGAGCTGTCGCGGATCGAGACCGGCAAGCTCGATCTGAATTTCGCCAACCTCAACCTCAACGACCTCGTCGAGGCCTGCGTCACCGTGATGCAGCCGCAGGCCAACCGCGAGCGCATCATCATCCGCACCTCGCTGGCGCATGCGCTGCCACAGGTGACGGCCGATGCGCGCGCGCTGCGGCAGGTGACGATGAATTTGATCTCGAACTCGATCCGGCTGGCCAGCGCCGGCGGCCAGGTCATCGTCTCGACCGCACTGTCCGACCGCGGCGAGATATGCCTGCGCATCCGCGACACCGGCCAGGGCCTCAGCGAACAGGAAGTCGCCGCCGCCATGGAGCCGTTCCGCACGCCGCCGCCCGGCGACGCTTCGGACAGCTCCGCGCTGAGCCTGTCGCTGACCAGGGCGCTGGTCGAAGCCAACCGCGCCCAGTTCAACATCAAGAGCGCCGGCAGCTCGGGCACGCTGATCGAAGTGACCTTCGCGCCCGTCGTGGCGCGGGCGTGAAGACTGCCCGCGTCACCTAGCGGATTGGACGCGGGTCGAGGCCCGGATGCGCGGCGATATAGTCGATCTCGCCGCGCGTGGTGCCGATATCCATCAGCTCCCTGTCACTGAGATTGCTCAGGTCGGCGCGCAGCCTCCCGCGGCGGCGCCATTGCTGGAACGCGCGCCAATACTGCCTGAAGCCATGGGAGACGTACCGCCTTCTCGTAGCGGTCCATCGCAGTCCGGTTGCACCATAGGTTATGCTCATCACAGCATCTCCCGCGGGTGTT encodes:
- a CDS encoding PAS domain-containing sensor histidine kinase, translated to MTNSDFQLRGVGDPRLSVHATSPLPAWLWSLDGTRVLWANAVGAKFFGAANAAALGDKSFGPSDTHRRQIVRLARQLPASGAVRLERLRGFGAGLGTLMTCACARLDFADGSSGVLVTAMNAGAPNMPLVERLHRLVDGAAMPMAAFAPDGMFAGASEAARALLGFRDLGDAGLEQARSDALANGRVEMPIGIGKMVLQRVGTGADVGLVALIEPAVADAEPVAESAAEAAADVVHDVVQPPAPETPNEPPQHVVETPPANEPDAGIVMFDPFAEPDETPASADAIADTTDAAPETVENPAAAIVPPQAAPITADMVEPSGHAGSRSAHAESRSAHVETPRQHPLRFLWQMDAEGRFVLASSEFTRLMGTHTAAGFGRPWHEIADEFALDPEGRVAQALASHDTWAGITVNWPADGGEHLPVELAGLPVYDRERNFAGFKGFGVCRDLDGLNRLDALRRYEAFSEPRAAQRLSADVVEPDPEPEAKPKGEAEAPPPPIEPPPEPEPPAAIEPEPPAIFIEANSHPTDPETPVETPPNVVPFRAPGDPRSPGDQRAPTLTPVENSAFNELARQLSERLEREREQIASDAVEPPADEIAPEAEMPPEPSLSEPMTSEPEAQPTAAEWLTEPAPPPRGDALRDRTLLDLVPSGILIYRLDRLLYANSAFLTRMGYANLAALEEAGGLDALYVEPGVSAASSTSQSGTPVTISATVANGVQPLATTEAHLHTIDWNGESAHALICALPQAAPVIVAPAIAVPQPVVVFPDLPEPEAELEAGDADAEDLAAILDTTAEGIVMFDAEGNIHACNRSAEALFGYDGETLMQQTLLTLFAPESQQIVVDYHESIKSGDIASLLDHGREVLGREKNGGVLPLAMIMGRTRPDGPNFFAVFRDLSHAKKGESELTQARRLVDGAANAKADMLARISHEIRTPLNAIIGFAEVMISERFGTLGNERYGEYMKDIRASGERVITIIDDLLELSRIETGKLDLNFANLNLNDLVEACVTVMQPQANRERIIIRTSLAHALPQVTADARALRQVTMNLISNSIRLASAGGQVIVSTALSDRGEICLRIRDTGQGLSEQEVAAAMEPFRTPPPGDASDSSALSLSLTRALVEANRAQFNIKSAGSSGTLIEVTFAPVVARA
- a CDS encoding DUF1127 domain-containing protein, producing the protein MSITYGATGLRWTATRRRYVSHGFRQYWRAFQQWRRRGRLRADLSNLSDRELMDIGTTRGEIDYIAAHPGLDPRPIR